A DNA window from Halomicrobium mukohataei DSM 12286 contains the following coding sequences:
- a CDS encoding glycosyltransferase — MGDVLMLVTNEDASFYRQQVDALEDLGLNCDTVAVPNSEDGTRRLRHYARFYGATLRKSLSEYDVVHANYGLTAPAALAQRRRPVVLSLWGSDLLGSYGRLSTWCANRCDEVIVMSDAMATELDRDAHVIPHGVDMERFSPTAQASARDELGWDQNARIVLFPYDPERPIKDFPRARAVVDDAASRLDGHVALRTVSGVDHGEIPRYMNATDVMLLTSRREGSPNTVKEALACNCPVVSTDVGDVSDYVAALDYSGVCADDDELVERLVATLRAAPVSEGREQVAALGLPEMARNIASVYRRAGARGVTVDG, encoded by the coding sequence ATGGGTGACGTGCTCATGCTGGTGACCAACGAAGACGCATCGTTCTACAGACAACAGGTCGACGCGCTCGAAGACCTGGGGCTGAACTGTGATACGGTGGCGGTCCCCAACAGCGAGGACGGAACCCGGCGGTTGCGCCACTACGCGCGCTTCTACGGGGCGACGCTGCGCAAGTCGCTGTCGGAGTACGACGTCGTCCACGCCAACTACGGGCTGACAGCCCCGGCCGCCCTCGCCCAGCGGCGTCGTCCGGTCGTCCTCTCGCTGTGGGGGTCGGACCTGCTGGGGTCGTACGGACGGCTGTCGACGTGGTGTGCCAATCGGTGTGACGAAGTGATCGTCATGTCCGACGCGATGGCGACCGAACTCGACCGAGACGCCCACGTCATTCCCCACGGCGTCGACATGGAGCGGTTCAGCCCCACCGCACAGGCGAGCGCCCGCGACGAACTCGGGTGGGATCAAAACGCCCGGATCGTCCTGTTTCCCTACGACCCCGAGCGCCCGATCAAGGACTTCCCACGGGCCCGCGCGGTCGTCGACGACGCGGCGTCGCGCCTCGATGGACACGTCGCGCTCCGGACGGTGAGCGGCGTCGACCACGGAGAGATACCACGATACATGAACGCAACAGACGTGATGCTCCTGACCTCTCGACGCGAGGGGTCACCGAACACGGTGAAAGAAGCACTGGCGTGTAACTGCCCCGTCGTCTCGACCGACGTGGGAGACGTGTCCGACTACGTCGCGGCCCTCGACTACTCGGGGGTCTGTGCCGACGACGACGAGCTCGTCGAGCGACTCGTCGCGACGCTCCGGGCCGCACCGGTCTCTGAGGGCCGCGAACAGGTCGCGGCGCTCGGGTTGCCGGAGATGGCCCGCAACATCGCGTCGGTGTATCGACGAGCCGGCGCACGGGGGGTGACCGTCGATGGCTAG
- the wecB gene encoding non-hydrolyzing UDP-N-acetylglucosamine 2-epimerase, whose protein sequence is MRVLTVVGARPQFVKSFPVSRALAPDHEEVLVHTGQHYDEELSAVFFDDLDLDQPDYNLGVGSHTHAVQTAQIMERLDPIVAREAPDVLLLYGDTNSTVAGALVGANRDVTVAHVEAGLRSGTRSMPEETNRIVTDHVADVLCTPCRAATETLEREGLGDRVHETGDVMYDALRWAERIARDESAVLDRLGLDESFVLATVHRPRNTDDPDRLAAIVEALVTHPAPVVFPVHPRTAAALRDQGLFETVQSELHCIDPVGYLDFVRLLDAADRVVTDSGGVQKEAFFLETPCVTLREETEWDETVAEGWNRLVGARTTAIRDALATPVDATDRGHPYGDGDAAERVVEVIADG, encoded by the coding sequence CTCACCGTCGTCGGCGCGCGTCCACAGTTCGTCAAGTCGTTCCCCGTCTCGCGTGCGCTCGCACCCGACCACGAGGAGGTGCTCGTACACACCGGCCAGCACTACGACGAAGAGCTGTCGGCGGTGTTCTTCGACGACCTGGATCTGGACCAGCCCGACTACAACCTCGGAGTGGGCTCGCACACCCACGCGGTCCAGACCGCCCAGATCATGGAACGACTGGACCCGATCGTCGCCAGGGAAGCGCCCGACGTACTGCTGTTGTACGGCGATACGAACTCGACGGTTGCCGGAGCGCTCGTCGGGGCCAACCGAGACGTGACGGTCGCTCACGTCGAGGCCGGACTGCGGAGCGGGACGCGATCGATGCCCGAAGAGACCAACCGCATCGTCACGGATCACGTCGCCGACGTGCTCTGTACGCCCTGCCGGGCGGCGACCGAGACGCTCGAACGGGAGGGGCTGGGTGATCGGGTCCACGAGACCGGCGACGTGATGTACGACGCGCTCCGCTGGGCCGAGCGGATCGCGCGCGACGAGTCGGCCGTCCTCGATCGGCTCGGGCTCGACGAGTCGTTCGTCCTCGCGACGGTACACCGGCCCCGCAACACCGACGATCCCGACCGCCTCGCCGCCATCGTGGAGGCGCTGGTGACCCACCCCGCGCCGGTCGTCTTTCCGGTTCACCCCCGGACTGCGGCCGCGCTCCGAGATCAGGGGCTGTTCGAGACGGTCCAGTCCGAACTGCACTGTATCGACCCCGTCGGCTACCTGGATTTCGTCCGCCTGCTCGACGCCGCCGATCGGGTGGTCACCGACTCCGGGGGCGTCCAGAAGGAGGCGTTCTTCCTCGAAACGCCCTGCGTGACGTTGCGCGAGGAGACCGAGTGGGACGAGACGGTCGCCGAGGGGTGGAACAGGCTCGTCGGCGCACGGACGACGGCGATCCGCGACGCGCTGGCGACGCCGGTCGACGCCACCGACAGGGGCCACCCCTACGGCGACGGCGACGCGGCCGAGCGCGTCGTCGAGGTGATCGCCGATGGGTGA
- a CDS encoding DUF1616 domain-containing protein yields MSDRTVQSSSVALPRLASSIDVAAVVLLALVGAILFSLPLGLPVAARAVLAVPLLLFVPGYAVVAALYPAARRETETTVDGPTAIERAALAVGLSLFVVPLVGVAVEAVWSLTLVPVLDTVAAVTIAAGVIALVRRERLPVGERFEVTTPLRRALAGTTERPKTQVFLIVAVLLSVAAVGAGGVVATADSGQEVTEFYLTTDGPDGERVMATAETIGNESVHELVVESPERPGANYTVVARTGIATDRGVVEERTLGRTSLTLGDGGTGTATYALDLERGDRPLELTYLLYEGEPPGEPSRESAVRWLRVRIR; encoded by the coding sequence ATGTCAGACAGAACTGTCCAGTCGTCGTCGGTCGCGCTGCCGCGGCTGGCGTCGTCGATCGACGTCGCAGCGGTCGTCTTGCTGGCCCTCGTGGGGGCGATCCTGTTCTCGCTCCCGCTCGGGCTCCCAGTCGCCGCGAGGGCCGTCCTCGCGGTCCCGCTCTTGCTGTTCGTGCCGGGGTACGCCGTCGTCGCGGCCCTGTATCCGGCGGCCCGTCGAGAGACCGAGACGACCGTGGACGGCCCGACGGCGATCGAGCGCGCCGCGCTCGCGGTCGGGCTGAGCCTGTTCGTCGTCCCGCTGGTCGGAGTCGCCGTCGAGGCCGTCTGGTCGCTGACGCTCGTCCCCGTCCTCGACACCGTCGCCGCGGTGACGATCGCCGCGGGCGTGATCGCGCTCGTCAGACGCGAGCGGTTGCCGGTCGGAGAGCGGTTCGAGGTGACGACGCCGCTGCGCCGGGCGCTGGCGGGGACGACCGAACGGCCGAAGACGCAGGTGTTCCTGATCGTCGCCGTCCTGTTGAGCGTCGCCGCCGTGGGTGCCGGGGGCGTCGTCGCGACGGCCGACAGCGGTCAGGAAGTCACGGAGTTCTACCTCACCACCGACGGACCCGACGGCGAGCGGGTGATGGCGACCGCCGAGACGATCGGCAACGAGTCGGTCCACGAGCTGGTCGTCGAGAGCCCGGAACGTCCCGGTGCGAACTACACCGTCGTCGCCCGGACCGGCATCGCCACCGACCGCGGCGTCGTCGAGGAACGGACCCTCGGTCGCACGTCGCTCACGCTCGGCGACGGCGGGACCGGGACGGCGACGTACGCACTCGACCTCGAACGCGGCGACCGCCCGCTCGAACTGACCTACCTCCTCTACGAGGGGGAGCCACCGGGGGAGCCGTCCCGAGAGAGCGCAGTTCGCTGGCTGCGCGTCCGGATCAGGTAA